The Choristoneura fumiferana chromosome Z, NRCan_CFum_1, whole genome shotgun sequence DNA window ttatatattttttaattgcagTGCATTTGGAATATGTACGTCAGTTTGCTATTTTATTATGATGAAGCgagttaatatttaattattatataattaagaGATGTTTGTCCTTAGTGATTCGAGTATTAATTTGTTAAATGGCAACACTTTCTTTTTCGCTTTTTAGGGTAATCCTTTATTTTCGGGACTACttcaataaataatagaaaatagACGAAATAACTACTAATAAACTCATACAATATTATGACCATGTCAAAGTTTATGTCAAAAATACTTTGACGCTGTTCCAAGAAATATGGCGCCAACATTTGATTTCCATTATTTGTTATCGACTGTCTTATGTATTACAAATGTCATAGTAACATTAACCATGGAAAACAGGTGACAGACAACACAAAGTAAATGTAGAAAAGTGTAATTGGTATCCTTTAAATTTTCTTGccgttaaataaaacaataaaatttgacaattggcacgataatattatatagtattgTGTGATATTGTGTATTGttgtatatataaaatattctcGTGCCAAATGTCAACGAGCGTAGATtttgattaggtacctataggtacttatatgtacGAAGTGTATTTTTCCTTGAGTGTATACTCCCAATTTCAACAATACttataatatcgaaaatacaaactgaaatatagatgcattacattgcaactaaccgctcacccggacaagagatgttgttattaagcaatcaaattcaATTAATCTGCATCGACATcattaacataattaattatgttaatttgattgcttaataacgacatctcttgtccgggtgagcgggtagttccaatggggtgctgaaagtttctcgatgagggctacagcatagatgtcccTAGTGTCGCTGcgtaagtgactaaataagaaaaaacaaacaagctgagattaTGTGGAGCAtgggagaaattcgtgtctacatatatcactgtccagtggtggtgtagtggtatagcacgtggcaagGAATGCCACGctagttcgattcccagcactagTCTcacttttctggtttttctatgcatctatatttcagtttgtattttcgatatgggttttacgaccgtaaaagtaacaaaaaatttggaattgaaataaaaaatacaaaaagattccaaaaaaccaatcttacttataatatgtttttgatTAGATAACTTATTTTTGCTCGTATTTTTGCTCACGCgacgcgctcgcttcgcttggcGCTCGGTCGTTGTGGTCGTAATTGTACCTaaccctcgcttcgctcgtcgtcgttcctaattttttagggtaaaaacgggaccctattactaagactccgcagTCCGTCCGCCTGTCCGACTGACTGTCACCAggctcatgaaccgtgatagaccgttgaaatttttacacattatatatttctgttgccgctataacaacaaatgctgaaaacagaataaaataaatatttaaggggggctcccatacagccaAAGGTGATTTTTGCCCTTTTTTTggtcgatattaataacggcaacaggtagatgcttgaaatactcatagaatatttagtcgtacatttatttttaaaataaatagttacattaaaataaaataaatatttaaggggggctcccatacaccaatcgtgtttttttagctaatgtctaatgttgtatagatagtacggaacccttcgtgcgcgaaggcacttggccggttttttagaacCTAAGCTGacaataaaagtgaccaattacTGAAATCTGTGGGAAATATTTAggagaaacaaaaacaatgaaTTAATGATTTATAAATCAATTTTAGTGTtgttttattagaaataaataaactgttttGGTTCCATATACACGAATACAAACTTAACGTTTataaattgtaatttcaaaCAAAAACGTTTCAAcagattttatattttattaatctttCTAACTTATCACAAATTAATTTGAGTAGCTTATTCTTAAATACGTTAATTGTATACAGACTTATTATACAGTGAACACAAACATATACCTTGGAGAGATCACCCCTAACCTTATGCTAGAGGGTTGAGAATACTGAGACCCATAAGAAAACGGTACTAACCTTGTCGCATAATACATAAGTCACTAACTTAAacgtagtaaataataaaagattaaCCCCTTCTTTTAAGTACTGTGCCAATATTCCATCTCTCATTTGTTTCACCCCTTTAGGGGTGTATTTTCCAAAAACAGCGGTTCTATAACTATAAATGTTGTTACTACTTTTTAGAAGATTACgatttttggatttttgtatGCTTGTTACGAACTAACTCAAAaacgactaaaccgattttaaaaattcttacacTCTTAGAATGCTTAATTATTCCAAAGTTCTATagattatatttattaccagaaaaaaattgggttccgtactaaaacttcaataataaaaataaataaataaatatcacgggacaattcacaccaattgacctagtcccaaagtaagcttagcaaagcttgtgttatggtactaagcaacggataaatattattatatagatagatacatacttaaatacatagtaaacacccaagacccgagaacaaacattcgtatttttcatacaaatatctgccccgacacggaatcgaacccgggacctcaagcttcgtagtcaggttctctaaccactaggccatctggtcgtcaataatGAAACTCAAAGTgtcaaaaagttgccataaaaaatctttcatcgcatgcgctgtggaaactattgatgatagaacaaaaaaatgttctacaatattatAATCAATAGTTATTTTATCTTAAGTCAATATCATAAAGactgacatggaaaaacttttctcactctAACTATATTAAGTAGGCAGTGATGTGGGGTGGCGGCGAGGTGCTGCGGCACAAACTAACGCTgcctaggtacagtcgagtgcaaagatattgacacggccaaagttacaaaaatatgtatacacgaccttaatgttaagtgcatgaagtcgtgtgtacatatttttgtaactttgaccgtgtcaatatttttgcacttgactgtaccctGGAATTAACCCGATGCACGATATACGTaacgtaagaaaaaaaatgtttatgggcCAGTTTTATAGCTTTACATAATGCATGTATGGAGGCAACAAAACTGACAGCGAAAATACCTATTGAAAatactgtttaatatttaagacactTATTTTCGTATGAGAACCGATAATATTTTTGATTCTGAGCAGATATAACGCACATTTTTTAAATCCCCACACTGATAGCTAATGGAGTcccagtttttaattttaacgtaattattatCCTACTTTTTGTACATATGCAAATATTTGAAGAATTTGTACTCCTGGGCATTGGTTACTAGATGGCTGCATATTGTTCGTAGCATCACCTCCTTCGAGGAGTTGAATTCTTTGTCATCTTTGAATGTGTCTGCTACATTGAGGAAGCCTCTCGCCGTTGCATCATCAGGGTTTTCTTCTATGAAGAGcctgtaaacaaaacaaatttacgCTATTTAAGGTAAAACTTGCTGGCTTACAACTTAGCATCCTATTACAAAGCCTAGTATAGTATACGTAGGTACAACTTGTCACTAGCGTCTCGCTCgacaagttaaaaatataaagccTCACACCTAATGGTATTAACGGAGAAATGACTGGTTTAGGATGTATAAAGCggaacattattttattttgaaaatatattttttatttcatgtaatcaaataatttacaatattacgaAGTTTCTGACAAAGATTACAATCCACTTAGGATTTCGGTCACTGTCCAGAGAGTAGACACGTTGTGCATAGAACTCGCTATTCCGTGAAAATATCAATATCTTAAATTCATTGTCTAGCTATTTATAAAGGAAGTCTCCATCCAAAGCGACCGCTGGGCATTGTTGAATTAGTcccttataatataattttaacagaagccgtattgtctaacgcactacCTAACCTCCGcgattcaccatctctttctatccttgTCTTATACTGTGTGACATAAAGAtgtagtgaaaacgattgtgattccaagtgtgcaGACAACAAGGCCTCAGATCAGTCACTTTAGTTAGTCGGAACTAGAGTTAAAACAGTTAATCAGTATCTTACTAAATGGAACACGAATGTAAGTGATGAGAAAATGTATGTACATCATTCCAATTACGCACCTCAAACATGTTTTAATGTAATCGAAGTGTGAAAGGAAACAGGAGCACGTCGTATACTGCATCAGTGTAGGCGTTATCGGACCTCCACTGTCCAAAACCTCGTTCCTCGAGGACTGTCGCACATTCTTCACCCTTCTGTAATACACCGTCTCCTCGCCGTACTTCTTCAGATACAGCTTCCTTATCAACGTTGAAGTTGTGACCggcatttgtttatttatgtccATTTCTAAGGTCCTCCTGTTGTACTCTTTATGGTATCGGTCTATGGCTACTTCTCTTTTGACTTCGGTTAGGATAGCCTCTAAGTCATGAGAGTCtgccatgtcatcgattttaccGCAAAGCGATTGGATGAACCAGGAGCCGTACAGTTCGTTTCTGAAAGCAAACCGAGTACctagttaaatttaataaattaggcaGCTATTTACGCTAAAACTACTTTAATTCTCAAACTTAGCCGTAATAGGTTTCCTTGTATATTTGATGTACTTAACtttcatcatgattttttttataattttcaaacCAACAGTTCCATTTGGCTTTAAGAGGGGGGGGATGCTCTActtaaacaaacatttgtactttaaagttgaatatttggcaAACGAATCACTGTATTGAAGAATAGTTTTCACAACCCcggaatgattttaaaagacctatcccaTCCTACCTATCCTATGGAAGGATAAACCACATGGGAAGTAccccaacattttttttcagcaGTTTTCTAGCACTAATACCTAGTCTGTAAGCTAGGTCGTGAACGGATGGACCGACAGATGAACAAATAGACATTATGAAACTATAAAAAACATAGAAATTACTGAAAATATTACGTTGTGGAAGTATCACCTGTGTGAAGGCTTGCCTATGTAAGAACTGTGGAGTATCAGTATGTCGGCTTCCACGGGAAGGGTATAGGCTTCAACTTCTTCGTCGATGTCTTTCCTCACGCGGCCAGCGTAGTGGACCGCGACGCCGGCCGTCGATTTTGTGCCGCGACAAGCCTGGATGGaaaggtacttatttattataaccaaaaactaaaaaatattgtcaaatcACACCCTATCTCTACAACTATCATAGGCAATCAGAGAACTGCTTTTTCGAATCATATCTATGAGTTATCCTTTGAAGGCTAATTTTCGATTATTTCTCAGAGATTATTTCTCTATTTCAGAGGAGTGAGCAGTTCTAGCTTGCACTACGGTTAAACGTGCGGCCATCTCTAGCCGGAGCTGTTCCGCTCCCGCTGACATCATCATAATCTGCCGTAGGAAGCTCACTGTTAGACCATACCTCCACCCTTACATCGGTTGGAAGTGACCTTCAACTACCGTGAAtgtgcggctttaaccaggtcattcgtccatctcgCTGGTTTACATCATAAATTACGCTGGCTGCACTTATTAAGCCACGGTCTCCGTTCGAGAACTTTCCGGCCCCAAcggtcatctgttctccgtgttgTATGGTCGGCCCagtgccacttcaacgagctaattcgcttggctatacCGGTAACCCTCGTTCTTCTTCGTATATCCTCATTTCTAattcccgtagagaaaccccgggCATAGCTCCTTTCATAGGTCACTtggcaactctgagcctatttataaggacCCACAGCTACTGACCTGTATGATGAATATGATGGGCTTGGTGACCAGAAAAGGCTTGTGCAGGAAATGCTTGACCAGTTCTAGCTCGCAAAATGGCTGGTCGCGTGCTCGCAGCAGACCCTGGCGGGAGCCGTGCGTCAGCACAGCTACGACCACACAGCCGTAGTCAGTGAAGTCGGTGTTTGCGACTGgggaaaagttattttttactagAAAGTAAAATGATGACACCCATTTTTATATAAGTAGTCTGAGCTGAGACCTCAAGAGTACTTATGTCTTTGCCAATCTTTATGATTACGTCTTTCCATAGTTCAGCCAATTTGCTAATCCCCAAAAACGGAATctacaaaaaatctatataagtatCGAATACGAGTAtgcttacaaaatttcattaaactCTGTTGTTGGTGGCGTTGTTggctttttagggataagctcgcctttgttctcctttctgtgtatttgcatttttatttttatgtgcaataaagagtttacatacatacatacaatcggACATCTGCTGGACGTCCGTGGAGACTTACGAAAGAATTTTTATCCAAGCTAAACCGGAGACGCTTCGCGCTTCCCTTTGATTTGATGGCTGGTTTGGCATTAACTATCTTTAAGGTAACTTGCTGCCTCCTTGGTGCAATTTAAGCTAAAACTTTAACCCACTGTTAAACAATTGCAAATAGGAATcatataacctcctcctttttctgAAGACTGTTAAAAATGGGTTGCAACCATTTCCTCACCTCCCCCCATTTACGTCTATTGTTTCACCGAATTGCATAATGTTTATACATACATGCTTCTAGTTCGCTGAACAGCTCTGCTTTAGTCCTGTCCTTCCTCTCCTCGACttcgaaaccatattttttgaaCGTCCGTTCCAGTGCCTCTACGTCTTTTTCTGTCCCTAATCTCTTTTCATACCCGTCCACGTTTTCCTGATTAAAGATAATCATCGCATTTTTCTCAAATTTCTCTAATTCGTACGTCAAACTATGCTTCGATAACGCTCTAGTGTTAAAAATCTGTTCCACCGGACTTGGACTAAAGTCTTCCTCTTTGCTAGACTCTGCTTCGTAATGAGATGGTTTCCTTTTGTATTCGGGTAAGTTTTCTGTTTCAGGGGAAGTAACTTGAACAGTGGGAGGGGCTTTCATAATGCCATCTGTCGTTATAACATCGTTCAAATCACTCTCAACTGATTGAAATTCCTTTGTCTCTCTGTCAGACTCAAAGCCTTTTATTAACCTAAAATTGGGCACATACTTTTTACGTCTCAATCTATTTGCTTTAGAAAACACTTCTTCACTGTCACTGTAATTAACATTCTCACTTTCGGATGAATTAGACATTTTGTTATTTCAGGACAACTTTTTGTAACCGCGGTACACCGACTGACCGCGTTTCACAACATAATATCTGCTGTAAAATAATCTTATCGAAGATAGATAATATACAACGGATTTTGTTAGAAGCGcgaattatttatattgataaaacaataataggTAATGCCTAAGTGCTTGGCATGACGCTTGTTAAATCGTGAACGCTACCAAAAATAGAGACACAGAAGGCAATGCGTTATTATTTGATGAGTCAGACAAATTCCaataaaataggtattttaaacaaACATTGGGTAAAGCTAAAAATAAACGACATTGTTGTAGATAACAAAAGTTAAGGAAAACTTtagatatacatacattatacgGATGTTAGAAGAGACAAGTTTAGGCGAATTCTTTCAGATAAAATgtaatcccaccaaaaacaacATGTGCATGTGAAAAGCTGCAAGTCTCGCAACGCAGCTCTTATAATGCTTAAAAGTTTCGAGATGCAATGTTATAACAAGTCGGATATCATATCATAGTCATGGGGATGTCCAATAGAACACGATTTCCACCAACTTTCTTATTTAAAAACCGTGGcaaaaatagtaaattgtacaacaataatagtagattgtacaacaatcCGTTGAATCCGTTGCTCGCAGGCAGTCGCCGCTAGTTTGCGCACAGTGCCTTCTTAATGGCCTTCTTGCATCAGCTCCAGAGTGTGACGTGTTTGATGGTCGATGGAATTGTGTATGTGATAAGGTTCTGTGAGATGATGGATGCACGTTTGTACAcctgtacttaaaaaaaaagtttaaatgttttgttttgttttataccttttatttatgaattgttGTTTTGTTGGATTGTCATTCAATCTCTTTGTCTCTTCTCAGTGTTTGTCTTGCGCAGTGCCATAGTGTTTAACTGTTATACTGTGTaagtttctttgaaataaataaacaagagtataaaacgagccattttacccgagacgttcatatatgAGATAtgtgagggtggatagacacgtcgaggggaaaatgggtttaatgctcgagttttgcactcggcttttcacttcgattgcgaggagatgaaataagaACAggggaaacattgttcacttaccaGGTACCTttcatttttcatgcattgctaatatatattacaaatttttagttttattcgtttgttttgatttatttgactgattttcagttttatacaaattaaaaattatttaacaaatacattgaaacttttttgtttgtggctgtttaggcctgattgccttggtcttagacgaagattttgaagaaaatgtattttcacttctcatgttagtgtttatgctggatctaggcgacataaaatgactttttatgctctagtgcgtaaagtaaaatcttcgtctaagaccaaggtaatcaggtgtcaacagccacaaataaaaaaagtgtctGTATTTCTTTAATATTGAACATTTGTgaacaggcaacacgccaaatttcatctggaacggacgcgtaggcctgatgatgatgatacctacTGTAAACTGTGCATCATCCACATCATCATTTtgacctatatacgtcccactgcatgTCACTGGCTTCCTCTCAGAAGAGGACTTgtgccgtaattcccacgcggacACTGACGCTGGTTTGTACAGGCTCACGGTCACGATGTTTTCGTTCACCGTACTCGTAAAGTTCGTTACCATGAATCACAGTTCACAAAAAGCCGTGGTAGTCTTGTGGTTTCACCTATGGCTTCTctagcagaagatcgtgggtttaaacccgggctcgcatgtgcgaaattacatttgtttaccAAGAACTTtagggtgaaggaaaacatggtgaACCAACTTGCTTGcaaagcaatgagggctatcgtttttctctctttctagatggcgccactgttacGTGTGGTTTTTAAGTGTGCCTTTCAaattctgttattacgggcgtgaaaaaaaaaagtttaaaatcatatttaatacaccttaaaaccgtatcataaaaatatcgagcaaccacagtgttgcgttgcgtggtcccgttttgttcggaaaaaaaggaggacaaaaatttccgaaagacaaaactgtctcaaaacacagacattcattgccccgtaaacgcataattgccataattaatttcaggtacctattgcaaaatattcttcttcttcttcttgtcttttaaaatatggcttttctgtcctaataaataggacaatttcgccagtgtcaagttaaactctctttgagaggcacgttgtacggtgattgtagttttagCAACTTGATAcctaaaaatttcagaaaccacgtggagaccacttgcgcattaaaaaatgttagacacgagagcaatataggattttgggatcacactgttcactgttaaggttaatcgccgcataaaacactatcaaaaattataacttcaactagccaaagaaacataaataagcaaaattagatattgtctacatccgccatcttcgaatgctacaaatcgaatcccctgcaaaatattcacaaaaccacccaaaaactatgagatttgacatttcggagacctcacgctacactagcatACGCGATACCCTCATTAAATGGCGTGTGAGAAATTGCTAATCCGCATTGGAACGACGTGGGCACTACGGCCCTAGCCCGCTTGTTCTAAGacgaggcctatgcccagcagtgggacgtatataagctggaatgatgatgatgttgaacaGGTTTCGGATAATACCCACCAACATCCGGCATTCTGGTACAATCCGGAATAAGAAGATGCAATTCATTCAAGTATTTCCCCCCCCTGTGTTGTTttgaaggtttttttatgactcAGTCGCATAACTTTAGATACCTATTAGTTACTTCTACGTGAAGAACGAACGGAGTAAGACGTATTGAGTCTATTGATAAGTTTTCTCAAGGTACACAGAATTGAAGTATTTGATCTCACATGTAATCTCGGATATACAAGATGATTATTTGTGATAATGTTTACAAAAGGTTAGCTAAGGGGTAAAGTTACATTTTACCGACTTAACAAAGACAGGGGTTCTCATATTAGCCTTACCTGCTCTTAGAAAAGTGCATAGGAGGCAAATGTAACACACACCAAGTATCACAGCCATAGTTTTGTTTGCACAAAATAGTAAATCTTAATATTTGCATGACTTATAAAGTTTGAATGTATGAGACTCATAAATCATGAACATCGTGTAATGTACTACactttaagcaaataaatacatttcatttcatttcatttcaaaagtGGCAGCCCCCTNNNNNNNNNNNNNNNNNNNNNNNNNNNNNNNNNNNNNNNNNNNNNNNNNNNNNNNNNNNNNNNNNNNNNNNNNNNNNNNNNNNNNNNNNNNNNNNNNNNNACAAGAAATGTTCAGAGGTCCATGCCCCTCCGCGGAACCCAAACTGTACTTGATTATGTTGCTAATAGTTGCATCAAACGGTGTTTGTTTGTTCGGCCATTTTGATCCCACGGCATTGTTTCGCGATGACGCAACGAGGTGAAAGTTCGGCTTGCGCAAGAGTTGCTTGTGTGTTATAATTTGCGGGTTGAAATTGCGAGGGGAATGTGCGTGAATTTGTCAAATGCCAAAACAGCAACGTGTGAAGCGTTGGCGAGATGAGCAAATAtagtattattgtttttttggagtctttggtctgtattttttgtctgtattttttatttcaactccaaatttgttactagttacgggtatcccgtgaaaccatatcgaaaatacaagctgagacatggatgcacagaaataccagaaaaagagaccagcgctgggaatcgaacgaggtcctcagcaatccgtgctgcgtgtctgggtgagcggttagttccgaaataATGTGACGTCTctatgagagcggaacatagatgtcgctagtgctgctgcttaagtagcgtagtagaaataagcaacctgagatatgtatgcataggaaaaattcatgtctagattcccgtccagcggtggtgtaggggttatagcacgcagcacggattgctgaggacctgggttcgatttccagcgccggtctctttttctagtttttctgtgcatccatgtctcagtttgtattttcgagcaAATATAGGTGACTATGACGAACATGTAGGTCACCTGGTGTCAATTGAGAAGTAGACACCAGTGACACCACAAAATTCatagatatcatcatcataaataaaGTAATGGCTTGTcctcaagacgaatccaatgtcgtatcatttatcaaaatcggttcagccgttgagtagttacgagaggacatggAAATAGATAacaacataaccctccttcttcgcagtggGGTAAAAAGATGTTTCCATTAGTACTTCCAGTTGTTCTAGAAACTGGAAATTTTAGTATGACGGAGTCCTAAAAACTTTGAAAGTTAAATAAGATTTGTTAAGTATTGTAAATCATTTAAGGATTTCAAATTGATTAGTATCAATTACTAACTGCTTCATattaaaaacatcaaaaacaTCCTCAAACCTTTGCTATGCCAAAATGAAGTGACAAGACGGAAGTTACTTTATGTATACGTAATACGAGCCGGGATTAcacacatgctctttaaataCTAAATTAGTAGTCAAGGCACCTTTGAGGTTGAGAGCTATGTATATTATCTTAGGGTGTATTAACTCCACATGTGTACAGTACATAAACTATACTTGGTTTCAAtagttaattaactaaatgtgaacaaacttcagctgtcagatattggtacatTCAAGAAGTTTAACatttacgtaggtaggtacctactgatatctat harbors:
- the LOC141438268 gene encoding caspase-1-like encodes the protein MSNSSESENVNYSDSEEVFSKANRLRRKKYVPNFRLIKGFESDRETKEFQSVESDLNDVITTDGIMKAPPTVQVTSPETENLPEYKRKPSHYEAESSKEEDFSPSPVEQIFNTRALSKHSLTYELEKFEKNAMIIFNQENVDGYEKRLGTEKDVEALERTFKKYGFEVEERKDRTKAELFSELEAFANTDFTDYGCVVVAVLTHGSRQGLLRARDQPFCELELVKHFLHKPFLVTKPIIFIIQACRGTKSTAGVAVHYAGRVRKDIDEEVEAYTLPVEADILILHSSYIGKPSHRNELYGSWFIQSLCGKIDDMADSHDLEAILTEVKREVAIDRYHKEYNRRTLEMDINKQMPVTTSTLIRKLYLKKYGEETVYYRRVKNVRQSSRNEVLDSGGPITPTLMQYTTCSCFLSHFDYIKTCLRLFIEENPDDATARGFLNVADTFKDDKEFNSSKEVMLRTICSHLVTNAQEYKFFKYLHMYKK